The following coding sequences are from one Treponema bryantii window:
- a CDS encoding SAM-dependent methyltransferase, translating into MEAALYLIPVTLGETEISQVLPPYNHDIIVGIKHFIVENIRSARRFLKKTEKAIDIDELTFYELNRHTDRKFIGEFLEPLKKGLPVGIISEAGCPAIADPGADVVAIAQSRGYKVVPLVGPSSIIMSVMGSGFNGQSFAFNGYLPVEVPLRIKALKKLEQKVQNENQTQLFIETPYRNAKMIETILGALNPKTKLCIAAGITCAEEYIKTRTVAEWKKEKLPDLGKIPAIFVIGK; encoded by the coding sequence ATGGAAGCAGCACTTTATTTAATTCCCGTAACCTTGGGCGAGACTGAAATCTCTCAGGTTCTGCCACCTTATAATCATGACATCATTGTGGGCATTAAGCATTTTATCGTAGAAAATATCCGCTCGGCACGGCGCTTTTTGAAGAAGACTGAAAAGGCGATTGATATAGATGAGCTTACTTTTTACGAGCTCAACCGTCATACAGACCGCAAGTTTATCGGCGAGTTTCTGGAGCCGCTCAAAAAAGGCCTTCCTGTTGGAATCATCTCTGAGGCGGGCTGCCCTGCCATTGCCGACCCGGGAGCCGATGTGGTTGCCATAGCTCAGAGCCGCGGCTACAAAGTTGTTCCTCTTGTTGGTCCTTCTTCTATTATTATGTCTGTTATGGGAAGTGGCTTTAATGGCCAGAGTTTTGCCTTCAACGGCTACCTTCCAGTGGAAGTTCCTCTGCGAATTAAAGCTCTCAAAAAACTGGAGCAGAAAGTTCAGAACGAAAATCAGACTCAGCTTTTTATTGAAACACCATATCGCAATGCCAAGATGATTGAAACAATTCTTGGCGCCCTGAATCCAAAAACAAAACTGTGTATTGCGGCAGGCATCACCTGCGCCGAAGAATACATTAAGACCCGTACCGTTGCCGAATGGAAAAAAGAAAAACTTCCAGACCTCGGTAAAATCCCCGCCATCTTCGTAATTGGCAAATAG
- a CDS encoding amino acid ABC transporter permease — MDFAFIQKVLPMYREAAVLTLRLALIGILLSLVLGLVCALVKYFKVPVLRRIVGAYIELSRNTPLLIQLFFLYFAFPRMGIKLSSVQCAIIGLTFLGGSYMEETFRSALESVSKIQIESAQCIGLTPRQVTQYVILPQAVSVSIPGFCANVMFMIKETSVFSAVALADLMYVAKDLIGLYYKTEESLLLLCLAYFILLLPISLIAAFAERRLRYAQFGR; from the coding sequence ATGGATTTTGCCTTTATTCAAAAAGTCTTGCCGATGTACAGGGAAGCGGCGGTTCTTACGCTGCGGCTTGCACTCATTGGAATTCTTTTATCCCTGGTGCTTGGACTTGTCTGCGCTCTTGTAAAATATTTTAAGGTGCCGGTGCTGCGCCGAATTGTTGGCGCCTACATTGAGCTCTCTCGCAACACACCTCTTTTGATTCAACTCTTTTTTCTTTACTTTGCTTTTCCGAGAATGGGAATCAAACTGAGTTCTGTTCAGTGTGCAATCATCGGACTTACATTTCTGGGCGGTTCTTACATGGAAGAGACCTTCCGTTCCGCCCTCGAATCAGTTTCCAAAATTCAGATAGAAAGTGCCCAGTGTATCGGCCTTACACCTCGTCAGGTTACCCAGTACGTAATTTTACCCCAGGCTGTTTCTGTTTCAATCCCAGGCTTCTGTGCAAACGTTATGTTTATGATTAAGGAGACTTCGGTATTTTCTGCCGTTGCCCTTGCTGACCTAATGTACGTTGCAAAAGATTTAATTGGACTTTATTACAAAACAGAAGAGTCTCTGCTTCTGCTCTGTCTTGCATATTTTATCCTGCTCTTGCCGATTTCCCTGATTGCGGCATTTGCCGAAAGGAGGCTGCGTTATGCCCAGTTCGGACGTTAA
- a CDS encoding amino acid ABC transporter permease — MPSSDVNMIEAIRQAFGVLTMGTNFIRLMGGLWVTVWIALVSVAFSIVLGFLFGMLMTMKNRGVRALCRIYLEFMRIMPQMVLLFLAYYGLTRMFNISLSGEAASILVFTLWGTAEMGDLVRGALESVPKHQYESGRAIGLTERQIFFYIIIPQTLRPLLPLSMNLITRMIKTTSLVVFVGVIEVVKIGQQIIEANRLTVPTASIAVYFVIFMMYFFVCWILSLAARAVEKRQKK, encoded by the coding sequence ATGCCCAGTTCGGACGTTAATATGATTGAAGCAATCAGACAGGCCTTTGGCGTTCTCACAATGGGAACAAACTTTATACGTCTTATGGGCGGCCTCTGGGTAACCGTCTGGATTGCTCTTGTTTCAGTTGCTTTTTCTATTGTTCTTGGTTTTTTGTTCGGCATGCTGATGACTATGAAGAACCGTGGTGTACGTGCCCTTTGCCGCATCTATCTTGAGTTTATGAGAATCATGCCTCAGATGGTTCTTCTCTTCCTTGCTTATTACGGACTTACCCGCATGTTCAATATTTCTTTGAGCGGCGAGGCTGCAAGTATTCTGGTTTTTACCCTCTGGGGAACTGCTGAAATGGGCGACCTGGTCCGTGGTGCCCTCGAAAGCGTGCCGAAACATCAGTACGAAAGCGGGCGAGCAATCGGGCTCACAGAACGCCAGATTTTCTTCTACATAATAATTCCACAGACCCTGCGCCCGCTCCTGCCATTGAGTATGAACCTCATCACCCGTATGATAAAAACCACCTCGCTGGTAGTTTTTGTCGGTGTAATAGAAGTTGTAAAAATCGGTCAGCAGATTATTGAGGCCAACCGCCTTACTGTGCCAACCGCCAGCATCGCAGTCTACTTCGTAATTTTCATGATGTATTTTTTCGTCTGCTGGATTTTAAGCCTGGCAGCCCGTGCAGTGGAGAAGAGACAGAAGAAATAG
- a CDS encoding amino acid ABC transporter ATP-binding protein: MALLELKNIRKSFDQNVILKDLSLTVEKGEVIVILGPSGCGKSTLLRCINGLETIQGGEILLDGEVISNRKKDMHLIRQKIGMVFQSYDLFPHLTVMKNLLLGPKHAHEMNFNMDEVQKEAEAWLERVGLADKKNSYPRQLSGGQKQRVAIVRMLCMHPEVMLFDEVTAALDPEMVREVLDVMMDLANDKKTMLIVTHQMQFARAVADKIVFMDAGEIVEVSTPEEFWTNPKTERAKKFLSNFEFESRRK; encoded by the coding sequence ATGGCATTACTTGAACTTAAAAATATAAGGAAATCTTTCGACCAGAACGTAATTCTTAAAGACCTTTCACTCACCGTAGAGAAGGGCGAGGTCATTGTAATTCTCGGACCGTCGGGCTGCGGTAAATCGACACTGCTTCGTTGCATCAACGGCCTGGAAACAATTCAGGGTGGCGAAATCCTCCTGGACGGCGAAGTAATTTCTAACCGCAAAAAAGACATGCACCTTATCCGCCAGAAAATCGGTATGGTTTTCCAGAGCTACGATTTGTTTCCCCACCTCACTGTAATGAAAAATCTTTTGCTTGGTCCAAAGCACGCCCACGAAATGAATTTCAACATGGACGAGGTCCAGAAAGAAGCCGAGGCCTGGCTTGAACGCGTAGGCCTTGCCGACAAGAAAAACTCATATCCACGGCAGCTGTCGGGCGGCCAAAAGCAGCGAGTTGCAATCGTCCGCATGCTCTGTATGCACCCCGAAGTTATGCTCTTCGACGAAGTTACCGCCGCCCTCGACCCCGAAATGGTCCGCGAAGTCCTCGATGTTATGATGGATCTTGCCAACGACAAAAAGACCATGCTCATAGTTACCCACCAGATGCAGTTTGCCCGTGCCGTTGCCGACAAAATCGTCTTCATGGACGCAGGCGAAATTGTCGAAGTCTCCACCCCAGAAGAGTTCTGGACAAATCCAAAGACAGAGCGTGCAAAGAAATTCCTGAGCAACTTCGAGTTTGAGAGTCGCAGAAAATAA
- a CDS encoding cysteine ABC transporter substrate-binding protein, giving the protein MKKSIKTIIALGLLALTSVSAFAKSKAKYRTVEQIKKSGTIKIAVFSDKKPFGYVDEYGQYQGYDVYFGNRIAKDLGVKVKYVPVEAAARVEVLETGKVDLVLANFTVTPARAEKVDFALPYMKCALGVVSNDKDLITKPEDLNGKTLIVSKGTTAETYFTENYPKVNLLKFDQYSEAYNALLDGRGVGLSTDNTEVLAWAIENPGFSVGIESLGSLDTIAPAVTKGNTSLLNWINDEIKALAGEKFFHADYEATLRAVYGPKSDADSLVVEGGKL; this is encoded by the coding sequence ATGAAAAAATCGATTAAGACTATTATAGCGCTGGGCCTTCTTGCTCTGACTTCTGTTTCTGCTTTTGCTAAGAGCAAGGCTAAGTACCGCACTGTTGAGCAGATTAAGAAAAGTGGAACTATTAAGATTGCTGTTTTCAGTGATAAGAAACCATTCGGCTATGTTGATGAATATGGCCAGTATCAGGGCTACGATGTTTACTTTGGAAACCGCATAGCTAAGGATCTTGGCGTAAAGGTTAAGTATGTTCCTGTTGAAGCTGCTGCCCGTGTTGAGGTTCTAGAGACTGGTAAGGTTGACCTTGTTCTTGCTAACTTTACTGTTACTCCAGCCCGCGCAGAAAAGGTTGATTTCGCTCTTCCATATATGAAGTGTGCTCTTGGTGTTGTTTCTAATGACAAGGATTTGATTACTAAACCTGAAGATTTGAACGGCAAGACTTTGATTGTTTCTAAGGGAACAACTGCTGAAACTTATTTTACAGAAAATTATCCAAAGGTAAATCTTTTGAAGTTCGATCAGTATTCAGAAGCTTACAATGCTTTGCTTGATGGTCGTGGAGTTGGTCTTTCAACTGATAACACTGAGGTTCTTGCATGGGCTATTGAAAATCCTGGTTTTTCTGTAGGAATTGAATCTCTTGGTTCTCTTGATACAATCGCTCCTGCTGTAACTAAGGGAAACACTTCTCTCTTGAACTGGATTAATGATGAGATTAAGGCTCTTGCCGGCGAAAAGTTCTTCCATGCTGATTATGAGGCAACTCTTCGCGCTGTTTATGGTCCTAAATCTGATGCAGATTCTCTCGTTGTTGAGGGCGGAAAGCTTTAA
- a CDS encoding TraB/GumN family protein translates to MKRFYPKSIIAAFIFCLVLTSCASTPSASKKAPAILTKTDSRAFWRIDGTDKKGNPSTVYIQGTFHLGDERIFPLSEEVQQAFINADRHAGEISTQGYIDLAAAGPQLNAPNKDGKLVTDYLTEEEKAFVQMAFGENLAIVDPLEPWQIKTALALLIYTNTGLSAEYGLDNSFVATLSQNNCEWDGLDELQVQLDIITFGDYDTQIKMLKDILKVFLDEKESEELTKSTVELYESYVTDDMKKMEKLLTKSNKKDEDSDQLYIDYNHMVFRDRNQEWAQDITNYLDEGGTTFIFAGCGHWLGPDSTFKFLKKMKTIK, encoded by the coding sequence ATGAAAAGATTTTATCCTAAGTCAATTATAGCTGCATTTATTTTTTGCCTTGTACTGACTTCGTGTGCATCAACTCCTTCGGCTTCGAAGAAGGCTCCTGCAATTCTTACCAAAACTGACAGCCGCGCTTTCTGGCGCATCGACGGAACCGACAAAAAGGGTAACCCAAGTACTGTTTATATTCAGGGAACTTTCCATCTTGGTGATGAAAGAATTTTCCCTCTTTCTGAAGAAGTTCAGCAGGCTTTTATAAATGCAGACCGCCACGCCGGTGAGATTTCAACTCAGGGCTATATCGATCTTGCAGCAGCTGGACCTCAGCTTAATGCTCCAAACAAGGACGGAAAGCTTGTAACTGATTATCTTACAGAAGAAGAAAAAGCTTTCGTTCAGATGGCTTTCGGCGAGAATCTTGCAATTGTAGATCCTCTTGAGCCATGGCAGATTAAAACAGCCCTTGCTCTTTTAATTTATACAAACACGGGCCTCAGTGCAGAGTACGGCCTTGATAATAGTTTTGTCGCAACTCTTTCTCAGAATAATTGCGAGTGGGATGGTCTTGATGAACTTCAGGTTCAGCTTGATATCATCACTTTTGGTGACTACGACACTCAGATTAAAATGCTCAAGGATATTCTTAAAGTTTTCCTTGATGAAAAAGAATCTGAGGAGCTTACAAAGTCAACTGTTGAACTTTATGAAAGCTACGTAACTGATGACATGAAGAAGATGGAAAAGCTTCTTACAAAATCAAACAAAAAAGATGAAGACTCAGACCAGCTTTATATTGATTACAATCACATGGTATTCCGTGACCGAAATCAGGAGTGGGCTCAGGACATCACAAACTATCTTGATGAAGGCGGAACAACCTTTATCTTCGCAGGCTGTGGTCACTGGCTCGGTCCAGATTCAACCTTCAAATTCTTAAAGAAGATGAAGACTATCAAATAA
- a CDS encoding phosphoenolpyruvate carboxykinase (GTP), which produces MTVSDIKHAGIKAWIEECVKMCEPDEVVVVDGSTAEYDRLMKKCVDAGLATPLKAKENCFLFRSLPSDVARVESRTFISSKKEEDAGPTNHWIDPVELKATMKGLYTGCMHGRTMYVIPFCMGPLGSPIAKYGIELTDSEYVVLNMDIMTRAGEKVWQYVGTDGDWVPCLHSVGKPLNNGEKDNGIWPCADVEHKYISQFPEEHLIWSYGSGYGGNALLGKKCFALRIATVIAREEGWLAEHMLILKLTNPKGEVKYVTGAFPSACGKTNLAMLIPTIPGWKVETVGDDIAWMKFGKDGRLYAINPEAGFFGVAPGTSAESNKNALISAEKNTIYTNCALTEDGDVWWEGIGYPAKGKLVDWKGNTRDALPKDKSPKGEEFAHPNARFTAPAKQCPCIASDWESPEGVPISAILFGGRRPSTVPLVHQARSWNHGVFLGSIVGSEITAASTINAAEVGKIRRDPFAILPFCGYNMGDYFQHWIDVGAKADQDKLPKIFYVNWFRKDENNPDLPGGFMWPGYGDNSRVLQWIFDRCDGVDNAVDTPIGLMPKDGAINTDGLADCYKKTLPEILKVDVEGWKKEVKDIRENHYPKFGAHLPKELNTILDDLESRLNKA; this is translated from the coding sequence ATGACTGTATCTGACATTAAACATGCTGGTATTAAGGCATGGATCGAAGAATGTGTTAAGATGTGTGAACCTGACGAAGTTGTTGTTGTTGACGGTTCTACAGCTGAATATGACCGCCTTATGAAAAAGTGTGTAGACGCTGGTTTGGCTACACCTTTGAAGGCAAAAGAGAACTGTTTCTTGTTCCGTTCTCTTCCAAGCGACGTTGCTCGTGTTGAATCAAGAACTTTCATCTCTTCTAAGAAGGAAGAAGATGCTGGTCCTACAAACCACTGGATTGACCCAGTTGAACTCAAGGCTACAATGAAGGGATTGTATACAGGTTGTATGCACGGTCGTACAATGTATGTAATTCCATTCTGCATGGGTCCACTCGGATCTCCAATCGCTAAATACGGTATTGAGCTTACAGACTCTGAATACGTTGTATTGAACATGGACATCATGACACGTGCCGGTGAAAAGGTATGGCAGTACGTTGGTACTGACGGTGACTGGGTTCCATGTCTCCACTCTGTTGGTAAGCCACTTAACAATGGTGAAAAAGACAACGGCATCTGGCCTTGTGCTGATGTTGAACACAAATACATTTCACAGTTCCCAGAAGAGCACCTCATCTGGTCTTACGGTTCTGGATACGGTGGAAACGCTCTTCTTGGTAAGAAGTGTTTCGCTCTTCGTATTGCAACTGTTATCGCTCGTGAAGAGGGATGGCTTGCAGAACACATGCTTATTCTTAAGCTCACAAACCCTAAGGGTGAAGTAAAATATGTAACAGGTGCTTTCCCAAGTGCTTGTGGTAAAACAAACCTCGCTATGTTGATTCCTACTATCCCAGGATGGAAGGTTGAAACTGTAGGTGATGATATTGCATGGATGAAGTTCGGAAAAGACGGACGTCTCTACGCTATCAACCCAGAAGCTGGTTTCTTCGGAGTTGCTCCAGGAACTTCTGCTGAATCTAACAAGAACGCTCTTATTTCTGCTGAAAAGAATACTATCTATACTAACTGTGCTCTTACTGAAGACGGTGATGTATGGTGGGAAGGAATCGGATATCCTGCAAAGGGTAAGCTTGTTGACTGGAAGGGAAATACTCGTGATGCTCTTCCTAAGGACAAGTCTCCTAAGGGTGAAGAATTTGCTCATCCAAACGCACGCTTTACAGCTCCTGCTAAGCAGTGTCCATGTATCGCATCTGACTGGGAATCTCCAGAAGGTGTACCTATTTCTGCTATCCTCTTTGGTGGTCGCCGCCCTTCAACTGTACCTCTCGTACACCAGGCTCGCTCTTGGAACCACGGTGTATTCCTTGGATCTATCGTAGGTTCAGAAATTACTGCTGCTTCTACAATCAACGCTGCTGAAGTTGGTAAGATCCGCCGCGACCCATTTGCTATTCTCCCATTCTGTGGATACAACATGGGTGACTACTTCCAGCACTGGATTGATGTTGGTGCTAAGGCTGATCAGGACAAGCTTCCTAAGATCTTCTACGTTAACTGGTTCCGCAAGGACGAAAACAATCCAGACCTTCCAGGTGGATTCATGTGGCCAGGATACGGTGACAACAGCCGCGTTCTCCAGTGGATTTTCGACCGCTGTGACGGCGTTGACAATGCAGTTGATACACCAATCGGACTTATGCCAAAAGATGGTGCTATCAATACTGACGGTCTTGCTGACTGCTACAAGAAGACTCTTCCAGAAATCCTCAAGGTTGATGTTGAAGGATGGAAGAAAGAGGTTAAAGATATTCGTGAGAACCACTATCCAAAATTCGGTGCTCACCTTCCAAAAGAGCTCAACACTATTTTGGATGACCTCGAAAGCCGCTTGAACAAAGCATAG
- a CDS encoding phosphodiester glycosidase family protein has translation MIRKYLPTIAAFLLLVFTSCVSRPQFSVEDEALLYPVSSYVPDSFEWQEVCPGISRFDYKNSGFPIIYHVVKIDLTLAGLSLSCFPDKGGAQPFIFRGLKTKNFAKKYDCTVAVNLSPFAGKNGAWDLAAKLGTSRQIVGVHVADGLLLSAPVERYAAIYFKSEVDDVGQNYWLASIEKNQSEKAASESDYAFGGFYVVLENGEVIDSFRRNHDTRTGFGISDAGKTLFIMVAEGENTSKSEGLSYPQCAVIFKALGCTDALEMDGGGSSELCINGKSILSYKNLRTQANSLGFSVKTPGDLN, from the coding sequence ATGATTCGAAAATATTTACCGACCATTGCTGCCTTTTTACTTCTTGTTTTTACCTCTTGTGTGAGCCGTCCGCAGTTTTCTGTTGAAGACGAGGCTCTTTTATATCCTGTTTCATCTTATGTTCCGGATTCTTTTGAATGGCAGGAGGTTTGCCCCGGCATCTCCCGTTTTGATTACAAAAACTCCGGGTTCCCCATAATTTACCACGTTGTAAAAATTGATCTGACTCTCGCCGGGCTTTCTCTCTCTTGTTTCCCGGACAAAGGTGGTGCTCAGCCGTTTATTTTCCGCGGCCTTAAAACTAAAAACTTTGCGAAAAAATATGATTGCACTGTGGCTGTAAACCTTTCTCCATTTGCAGGAAAGAACGGTGCCTGGGATTTAGCTGCAAAACTTGGTACTTCCCGACAGATTGTCGGAGTTCATGTTGCAGACGGCCTGTTGCTTTCTGCTCCTGTGGAGCGTTATGCGGCTATTTATTTCAAGAGTGAGGTTGATGATGTTGGTCAGAATTACTGGCTGGCCTCAATAGAAAAAAATCAGTCTGAAAAAGCTGCGTCAGAAAGTGATTATGCTTTCGGTGGTTTTTATGTAGTTCTCGAAAACGGTGAGGTAATTGATTCCTTCCGCCGAAATCATGATACAAGAACAGGCTTTGGAATTTCTGACGCCGGTAAAACTTTATTTATTATGGTTGCAGAAGGCGAAAACACCTCAAAAAGTGAAGGGCTTTCGTATCCCCAGTGTGCAGTAATTTTTAAGGCACTGGGCTGTACTGATGCTCTGGAAATGGATGGCGGTGGGTCTTCTGAACTCTGTATAAACGGAAAAAGTATTCTTTCTTATAAAAATCTCCGGACTCAGGCAAATAGTCTTGGTTTTTCTGTAAAAACTCCAGGGGACTTAAACTAA
- a CDS encoding lipopolysaccharide biosynthesis protein, translated as MDENPTIQNAKEDEISLIDLFAVLLKHKFLIIGLTGAAMIFAVVISIISLKLSPEKSFLPNKYTPKAQMLINDDSSATGGLSSMLSSSGLGSLAGLAGVSVSGGSSNSALAGYLVNSNTIQDAVVDKFNLIERYKIKKSPRAASREALKKVLTSNFDTDTGVFSISFTDTDPEFAREVVNYVVDLIEARFNELGIDQNKLQEANLKENIQHSYDEILSLQKRIQTLEQSVSNIYNPSSAPSIMLDSSLLKLELSAQQQIYSQLKVQYESLKVTMASEQPVFQILEYAEVPDRKSEPSRGKLCIIITFAAFFLSVFLAFALNAVENIKKDPEAMSKLSSSKK; from the coding sequence ATGGACGAGAATCCTACTATCCAGAATGCAAAAGAAGATGAAATTAGTCTTATAGATTTATTTGCTGTTTTATTAAAGCATAAATTTCTGATTATTGGACTTACTGGTGCGGCTATGATTTTTGCCGTAGTTATTTCCATTATTTCATTAAAGCTTTCTCCTGAAAAATCTTTCCTTCCAAATAAATATACACCAAAAGCTCAGATGCTTATCAATGATGATTCTTCTGCTACGGGTGGCCTTTCATCTATGCTCAGCTCAAGCGGACTTGGCAGTCTTGCAGGGCTTGCTGGTGTTAGTGTTTCCGGTGGTTCTTCTAACAGTGCTCTTGCAGGTTATCTTGTAAACAGTAATACAATTCAGGATGCTGTTGTTGATAAGTTTAATCTTATTGAACGTTATAAAATCAAAAAATCACCGAGAGCTGCAAGCCGTGAGGCTCTTAAAAAGGTTTTGACTTCCAATTTTGATACTGACACTGGAGTTTTCAGCATCAGCTTTACAGATACTGATCCAGAGTTTGCACGTGAAGTTGTTAATTATGTTGTAGATCTTATTGAAGCTCGTTTTAATGAACTTGGAATAGACCAGAATAAGCTTCAGGAAGCAAATCTTAAAGAAAATATTCAGCATTCTTATGATGAAATTCTTTCTCTCCAGAAGCGCATTCAGACTCTGGAGCAGTCGGTTTCAAATATTTATAATCCAAGTTCAGCTCCTTCAATTATGCTTGATTCTTCTTTATTAAAGCTTGAACTTTCTGCTCAGCAGCAGATTTATTCTCAGCTTAAAGTTCAGTATGAGTCTCTTAAGGTTACTATGGCGAGTGAACAGCCTGTATTCCAGATTCTCGAATATGCTGAAGTTCCAGACAGAAAATCAGAGCCAAGCCGTGGCAAGCTTTGCATTATTATCACTTTTGCGGCATTCTTTCTTTCTGTATTTCTTGCCTTTGCACTTAATGCGGTAGAGAATATTAAAAAAGATCCGGAAGCTATGTCAAAGCTCAGTTCATCAAAAAAATAA
- a CDS encoding SLBB domain-containing protein — MKKKILFSIVILFSAISICAAGELSVETVNQEVDSRVQIAMSNADYMVTAGDIYTLGFIAGSSTMEYHIMVDSTYKVRVANLAVIDAAGKSYMTLKRQVEDIVSKNYPMSGVQFSLVSPASFNVIIKGEVTSTSERSAWALSRLSSVVNPVKTGYASIRDITVTSTNGVTKHYDLFKASREGDLSQDPYLRPGDVITLKKFHKQVGISGAVRRPGTYELLEDENLKDLIDVYADGFSERADVKRITVTRIIDGSEKPGSVIYLDYPKQVSNFVLNSFDSVFIDSLVASRPVMYMEGAILKQNSDIEENATEVESATRITVPFDYDENYVFFLRAKRSYFESAIADIQNAFIVRGEELIPIDISRVLYDSNFTSELVVQPGDLLRVPMKQFFVSVSGAVQKPGRYPYIPNKTYDYYIGLAGGFNKTMNAGKSVDIIDSDGRKLNKKSEITPETTITADTNSFLFYFNQYAPVITTIVSVIATSLSIMAATGVLK, encoded by the coding sequence ATGAAAAAGAAAATACTATTTTCAATTGTAATACTTTTCAGTGCCATTTCTATTTGTGCCGCTGGAGAATTATCTGTAGAAACTGTAAATCAGGAAGTTGATTCACGTGTACAGATTGCAATGTCGAATGCAGATTATATGGTAACTGCTGGTGATATTTATACACTTGGATTTATTGCAGGCTCCAGTACTATGGAATATCATATTATGGTTGATTCAACTTATAAGGTAAGGGTAGCAAACCTTGCGGTTATTGATGCTGCTGGAAAATCTTATATGACATTGAAGAGACAGGTTGAAGATATTGTTTCAAAGAACTATCCGATGAGTGGCGTTCAGTTCTCACTTGTAAGCCCTGCTTCTTTTAATGTAATTATAAAAGGTGAAGTAACTTCTACTTCTGAACGTTCTGCATGGGCACTTTCCCGTCTTTCTTCTGTAGTGAATCCGGTTAAAACAGGCTATGCTTCAATCAGAGATATTACAGTTACTTCTACTAATGGTGTTACAAAGCATTATGATTTGTTTAAGGCCAGCCGTGAAGGTGATTTGTCTCAGGATCCGTATCTGCGTCCGGGTGATGTAATTACCTTGAAGAAATTTCATAAACAGGTAGGCATTTCTGGTGCTGTGCGCCGTCCTGGAACTTATGAGCTTCTTGAAGATGAAAATCTTAAAGATCTTATTGATGTTTATGCTGATGGCTTTAGTGAACGTGCTGATGTAAAAAGAATTACTGTAACACGAATTATTGACGGTTCAGAAAAACCGGGTTCTGTTATCTATCTGGATTATCCAAAACAGGTTTCTAATTTTGTGCTTAATTCATTTGATAGTGTTTTTATTGATTCTCTTGTTGCAAGCCGTCCTGTTATGTATATGGAAGGTGCTATCTTAAAGCAGAATAGTGATATTGAAGAAAATGCAACTGAAGTTGAAAGTGCAACCCGTATTACTGTTCCTTTTGATTATGATGAGAATTATGTTTTCTTCCTTAGAGCAAAAAGAAGTTATTTTGAATCTGCAATTGCTGATATTCAGAATGCATTTATTGTTCGTGGTGAAGAGCTGATTCCAATTGATATTTCAAGAGTTCTTTATGATTCTAATTTTACTAGTGAATTAGTTGTTCAGCCTGGTGATTTATTGCGTGTACCTATGAAGCAGTTCTTCGTATCTGTTTCTGGTGCTGTTCAGAAGCCTGGCCGCTATCCTTATATTCCAAATAAAACTTATGATTACTATATTGGTCTTGCCGGTGGTTTTAATAAAACTATGAATGCCGGAAAGTCTGTAGATATTATTGATTCTGATGGAAGAAAGCTCAATAAAAAGAGCGAAATTACTCCTGAAACAACAATTACTGCAGATACCAACTCATTCCTGTTTTATTTTAATCAGTATGCTCCTGTAATTACTACAATTGTTTCTGTAATTGCAACTTCTCTTTCTATCATGGCTGCAACTGGTGTTCTGAAATAA